The Dermacentor silvarum isolate Dsil-2018 chromosome 3, BIME_Dsil_1.4, whole genome shotgun sequence region ATTtcttatgtttattaattaaagcgaacatctttcttagcgactttccTGAACCTCTTTCCTGAGCCGATCGCAGATGTAGTggacagccgcgccaataaaatgacatcattttgaggtttgagctctgttattctTTCTATGTTAtgttaatatttaagtctgagaagacttaagataaaaggcatgcgctgtagttttttttttttttttttttcgtgacgtttgtgggctgccattctcgaaattctgaggaataattttgtcaaggatGTATGACCTGGTATCAGCATCAGATATTCAATGCCATGTGCTGCTTTAGCCTAAACCATTTTAGCAGTTATCTGAGTTGCCCTACTTAAAGCTCTATAAGTAGTTTGCCTCAGACACCTGCATTAGTGTAGCTATCTACAGtagaacccagatatatcgaatctgaaggggattaCAAAAAAGTTTGACATATAGGTAAtgcgatatataaaataaaaattttatacagaaattttcaaggggactttacagctgttccatatacacaataattcgttatatgtgggttcgatacaTCCGGTTCCGGCTGTAGTATGTTTTGCAAGTCATATTAATTAAGTACAAATGCATATGCAACTGCAGCATAGACTGATAAAATTTGCCTAGTCCCCTATGCCTCTTTACTACCTTTTGACCACCTTGACCTCTTGATCACAGCTTTTTATATGTGTATGAAAGAGTCGACTTAAATTGTTTTGTTTGTCTGCTTGAATTGGTTCAAGTCAACTGCACCGTTTTCATGGATGCATACAAAAAGACAACTGATGCCTATAGGCAGGAAGACTTACCATTTCTCCATGAGTTCATAAAATGTAGAGTATTGAAGGACACCTGCTTTTAAATCTCTCTTGGGCAAGAATAGACGTAGACCCAAAGATTCCAGTTTGTCGACAAGCACCTCAACAAAGGGCCAATCTTCTGATGTATAGCAGACAAATGCATCATAGATTGGTGTCCCTGAATTTGAATTTGGGTGCGTTAGAACATTTTCCACACTTATTGGGCATAAAAAATATACAAATTTCACTTACTCATTGATGACTTGTCTATTGGACCTTGAACAACATCTGAAAATGTTCAACAATGTGATAAGTTCATTTCTCCGAACCTGCATAAACTATCGAGAATAATATAGCTCATGAAAGTATTATGATCATCTGCTGACACACTATATTTATAAAGCCAAGAACTATGAAGAGAATGAACAAGTAACTAGCTGACAGTATATGTTTTCATAATCCATAAACTAACCACTGCAGCAATGCCACTAAACTGGTGGTGTTTAATTATGAAGAGAAAGCACAAATTAGAATACACAAATGTCCTGATCTCGGGTCACAACTTGCGCTGACTTCTGTTACATGGTGTGGCTAATACCATGCCTTGCTGCTGCTTTTACAAACTAGCCATCTTGAGCTACAGTGATAACAAGAACTGCATACAACTGAAGAAAGAATACATTAGCTTTGACTTGCAGATGAATTTGCTGCCACTTTTTACACTCCAGAACCATAGTGCTATGCCTTACAGTACCTTTATTAAGAGGCCATCGTAATGTGCATTAGTACTAATGTCCACTAACCTGAATGCCCACCAGACTGCTTTTTTCGGTAGAATTCTATGTCTTGTCCTGAAAGACAAAATTCATTCAGTTAAATAACTAAATTAAAGCAACTTTGAGATTTCAAATCACAAAAATTGGAATGCTCGTTTTAGTAAAGCAAGACAAAGTACACTAACTGAAGGTATGTGCTGTTTTGAAGCCACACTGCCTTGCTTAGGCTAATGTTACTATTAAGGACTTTATTCAAAGTGTGCCTACACGAGTTCTCATGAATGCACAACTTATACATTTCTCTCAGTGAGTGTGTATACAACTGAGAGATCAGCTTCAACCAATCAAATCAATTCCACTTAAAATTCCTGCACTACAAATAACAGTTGAAGATGTCTAAGAAGCAGTCTCGCCCATTAAACCTTTCCAAAGTCTTGGTTCTGACGGTATCGACCCCTTGATCTTCAAGCCCACAGCTCCAACTATGATGTATTTCCTGTGCTCCCATGTTCCAAAGAATTCTGGATTCGGGCACGTGCACCGACTGATGCATGGAAGCTTGCTTACATGCATGCCAACACCTCTATCATGTGTCACACCTTCGAGCGTGTCCTTAACGCGAAGATTCATGCCCAGCTTGAGGCACATGCTTTTTATCTCCAGCCCAGCACGATTTTCGTCATAACTGCAGTTGTGAAACTGCCCTTGGTTCCCTGGTGCACATAGCAAGTGCTCACCTTGATCAACAAACACTATGTGAGCTCATTCAGCTGGGCCTGTCTCGAGCCTTTGGTGAGCCTTTGGTGAGCCTTTGGCCGCCTACAACACCCTGCCCTGCTTGGTAGCATTGAAGCGAAAGGTATCTCTGGAACAGCACTCTCCTGTACATTTCCTCAGTAATTTCCAAGACATTCCTCAGCAACTTCCTCAGTACATTTCCTGTGCCGTTCCTCAGTAACCGCACCCAACGTGTCATCTATAGAGGTGCAGTATTGTCTCGTACAGCTGTCCTTGCAGGTGTACCCCAAGGTAGTGTCCTCAGGCCAACACTATTCACTACACACATTGACAGCATCACTCAGAACCTTACCACTATACCatttctctatgctgatgacataacGCTGCTGCAGACCATTCACAAACCCTCTGACTACGTATTCCTTCAGGCTGACCTTCAGTGGACTGTCCGACACCAACTTCCTGTCAACTCCGACAaatcctgtgcaatgacaatttCTGGACTGTGTCGCCCCCATCAAGCCCCCGCGCTAACCCTTGGGGGCCGTGAACTCAGATGTGTGATGTCAACTACTGTGCTTTGGTGTGGAGCTAGATTCGCGATTGTCCTCTGCCATCCAGGTGCACCGCATTGTAGCCAGGTCCTGCCGAATGCTGGCATTTGTTAAGTGCAGTACAGTTGGCGTGCCGCCCACTGCTTTCCAGCTGCTGTACACTGCCCTGGTGCTGCCCATCCTTGAATACTGCTCCCCCATCTGGCTACCCTACTCTGTGACATTTCAGGGCCGCCTTGCTAATGTACAGCGTCGTGCCAGCCTATATTTTCTATAGCCGCAGCATACCAAGGACCCATTGCCTCTCCTACACACAAGTCTCGGCTGATATGCTGCATCGATTTGCTTCCTGGCAACCTCTTGCATCTCGAGTTCAGGCTGCCACTGTCTGCCTTCTGTGCAGACTTCTTCCTCTTGACCATCAGACATTAGTGGGTGCCGCACCTGAACCATCGCACAAATCGCCTTGAGCCCCTTCTCACTCGAACGGAGAGGCACTGGTTCCTCTTGAATGTCGCGTGGTGTTGTGTTGTGGCGACGGCTTCCACCAACTATTATAAGGACATTCCCTCCTGAACTCAAGACTTTGGGCCTATAATGAAGGCCGTGCAGCGATTGCTGTGACTCTGAACAATCCACCCCGATCCTCCTCTGCATGTTTAGTGCTCCCCCCACGGGTCCCAAGTTGGGCATGCAAACAACTCCGGTATGGGCAGTTCTGCCTTCTGCGACCCTGTACGCCTGAACTCACCCTCcctgagtacgaataaagtattattattattattattattattattattattattattattattattattattaagcttGATAAGTGAAATACTTTATTTCTTGCAGTTTTCTTGATCAAGGACAGAAGGTCCTTACTGACAGGCCCCAGTTTAAGTTATGACATCGATTTCTAAATGATTTTCCATTTCTGCTGCAGCCATACTCATACTAGCTAAAACAGGTTGGGAATCTTTAGTACCCCCCATCTCAGGAAACAACTCTAGCACCCTTCTTACTTTGTAGAATGAGTACTTAGTACAAATAAGAACGACACAGACATGAGAGATACCATATGTGGCACACACTGTCTTATACGTAGTCTCCCTGTTGTCCATGTCATTGTGCTGCATAAGTTGAAAGGTAGGCACAAACAGACCGATTTCACCACGTTCAGAGAGCATGCACAGTGGGCCTACCAGTGCCTGTAATGACAGTAGTCATCGCTGCTTTCCTACTGTAACGCCTCGACGCagcttttttcttgctttcctaTTCACATCATGTACATGGGTGTAGTTGTTTGTGAGAAAAAACTCAGCTTTGGTTTAAGACAACATTGTGGTGAATGCCGAGAAAAAAGCATTGTGGATCTTTCCTCTGAAATTTTGGGGCTGTTGGGCAGTGCATCTCAATTTCACTCCTATTGTGGAATCCTTTTACTCTCACTCCCCTGCCTTATGGAACAAACACAGCATGATTCATACCATGGTTTCCCTTCAGCCAGCTAAGGATTACTACTACGTAATGGTATGCTTTGAGGCAGCAGGTTGGCGCAGTGAAAGCCATCATGAAATCGGTCTATTTGCCTAACATCATGTTTCTCTGTGTTCTACATCACTTCTTTTTAAGCTAGCGCTAGAGGCCTGGTGCATTAGCATGCACCTCAAGTGTCCTTTTGAAATAATGAACAATGTTAACGATGGTACCGAGGTCGTGACATACATGCAGAGAATGAAACAGAAGATTTTCGATTTGAGAGTAGAACAGAACTACAAAGTAAATCCACATAAGCTTCTCAGAAAGAAAACTTTGCAATTGACAGAGGACAGGAGGTGGTCGAGGGTTTGATCCCCAGATCAGGACGAATATTTCTTCAACTGAGAAGCTTTCTTTCCTAGAAACCCAAAGAGGTTTcatttgtagctttgtgctaccCTAGAGTGGATGACCATTTTCCCTTTTTATCAAATTTCCTCCACTTTGTGGGTTTTCTTACAACTAATTTGTGCCCCGCAATGATAAAGAAAAATTAGCGTCGGTTACTTACGAAGCTCTGCTCTGGTGTCTTCAAGAACGTCGTATCTCTCGAGGCACATAAGGTGCTGCATGAGCCGGCCGACAGTTGCCAGGTGCTGGCCCGACCGTGCATCCCACTGTTCCAGGAGAGATGCTGTGGGGCTTTTGCCTTGCTCCTTAAGGAGCTCCACCTCGTCACAACTAAGGCCCACCAGCAGTGCCAGCCCTCGCCAATCGCGATGCCCCGACGGCCCCAGAAGCAGCTGTGGCACGTCAAGGCGCATGGCAAGTATGGCGCGACACTTCAGACCGACTGCACTGATCGGAATGTCTTGGAAGTTGTTTAGTGTGAGCTCGGCAGAGCTCGGCTCGGGGAGTCGGGGGTAAGCCATAATCGGCCTGTCAGGCATCAATGCGGCAATAGCAACCGAAGCGATTTCCAGCACTACGATGTGGTGCGTGGCAGGTTCCTGCCCCCGCAAAATAATGCGAGTTTTGATAGGCTGTGTAGGGACATCCCTGCTGTGTGTCGTAGCCAGGAGAAATAAGTAACTGAAATGGCCCCTGAAATGAACGAAAGAACACATATCAGATAATGCCGTGTTGTTAAAAAATCTTTACAACAGTTATCAAGCAATAAATAGCTAACTGCAACCACCAGCACTCTCGAATTATTTTCCACACCTCTGCCCAGTAAACCACAAATTGTCTCTACAATGCACGAATTAGGTCCTAATGTCAAAGTCCAAGACCGATATCTGCTAGACGTCACAGGAAGGTACATTTTTGCCAGAGAAGTCCAGGATGTCTTGAGTATGTTACTTTGACTTAATTAAGAATGAGACGGCCCATAGATTTTATCATATAACCTCTAAAGTATGTTTTAACAACATGACATACAGATCTTTCTTGCTCCACACATGAATTATTTTCCTCCCGGAggctttattttccggtttccCAAtgacagaaatatgttttctcgtttGATTAAATTATAATACGaaactatcatgtctgcagcATAAAACTGTACATCTGCTTTGCGCCTTTTCTGTTTCGATTTACCTTTAAAACTCTTATTGGCTGGCGGAAAGCTACGAAAAATGGGTAAACTGCACTTCTTCGTGCGAGTGCATGTGCACATATGTTAACACATGATGCATCTGATCTTGCTGTGTTGGCATTCTGCCCGTTGCGTCTGTCATGCAACGTCCGGTGCGAACGTAATATTCATTGTATCCAACACTCTGCAAAAAGGACATGATATGCCGGGCAGTCATGCATGTCCGTGACAGTCACAGCCCATCACCTATTGTTAAGTTGATGTTTGGAATATTCGCCAAAGGCCGGAGGCCAAAGGCATTGTGGTATCGATGTCAAACAGCATTCCACTGAGTCAAAGTGGACACAGATGCTGACAAATCCGGCATTCCTATAAGAGGGTACGTTTCTATTCTAGCCAAGCGACTTGCCCATGACATCACTGTGAGGCTGTGTCTTTGGAGGCATGTTCTATTCAAGGTGAGGGCTAAATGCCGAAGAAGGGGTGTGTGGGTATTCAGCAAGTTGCCCAAGCCAACCGCGTCCAAGAGGCTGCTTACCAACGCCAAGTGTTGTGCGTCATGCCAACCCATCAAGCCAGTCAAAACGTGGTTGGGAATTTTGGGGAACGGCTTTTCTTTTGGCGGCTTGGGTTGTTCAGTCTCCCAGTCACACAGAGATAATGAGTATAGAGTGCTCTCCCATAATTACTTAGCGTGCTCAGACATTAAGTAGAAGTGCTCCAAGGACGATGTAGCTGGGTGCTACTATGTAACATGTGCTGTGCTTGCAAGGCCTGAAAGTATAAGTATGTCTTTACCTGTAACTAAGTTTGCTCTGCTATGTTAGTAAACCCTCTGGTTTGCCCCTACAACCTCTCGTCCTCACAACTCGTCACGAAGAAGTAACTCTCATCCAGAAAGTACGGATGAtggcatgggccagctacccATTTCGAGACGAACCGGCGGCATAGGCTAGAGCGTGACCCTGTGTCTGTGGTGCCCGACTCCCGAGACCACAACTCCCAAACCCTACACTATGCAATGTAAATCTGACATGACTGCCCTACACAGGATATTTATAGAAAGCTTCAAATATCCAGGTGTTACATATATGGACAACATTTCTGCAACATGATTTGGATGGCTGCTTGTCGGTTGTGGGAACGTAGATCTTTAGTAAAATGAGTAAACAAGAACATCTCATAGATGTTAAAACGTATGTGGCTTGCTAGGTGCGTAATACAGCAGCAATCGTTCAGTGGTCGTGGcgttctgctgagcacgaggtcgcgggttcgattaccGGTCGTAgtagccgcattccgatggaaaAGGAACGCAAGAAcgttcgtgtaccgtgctttCAGTTCACATTCGAGAGTTTTTGGTTCCGGGGACGCAAGCCGAAACCAAACGTTGGGGGGCGCAAACTCCATTGTGGGCCCTTCGCTCTCTTTTGTGCTCGCTCTGGGTTTTTGTACGCCCAGTGGTGTGCGTCCCCTAACCTAAATATCTCTCTATGAATTATAACACACcaagtggccaaaattaatccggaggctcTACTACGGCGTCCCTCGTGCTATTTCTCCACCTCAAGATCCATAATTTAACTTACTACTTTAGGCAGCTATATTTATGCGATGCAGTACGAAAACGTGTGTAAGGCGCCCAAGGAATGGTACATTCAATACATTTTAGGACACCTTTGAACGAGAGAAACCAAAATCTTCTTTCTTTGGGAATGAGCGACACTAAAGACAAAGAAATATACAGAAAATATTTGGGGAATCCATCCGAACGATCGAAAAGTCTGAGTCGAGCGACCTGATTTAATTGTGATGGGTAAATCCCTGGGAAAACCGCGGATGCTCGTCCAAAATCGCGGCTGCGAACGATCTTTTCGCTGCCAACTCCTGCACAAAGATACTGGCGTGCATAATTTAAACTAGATAACAGATACTGGTGTGCATAATTTAAACTTGATAATGGACCCGAATCACATCAACGGCCTATGTTGTTGCATCAAGTGGGCGACTTTCGCTTTAGGAACAGCTAGTAATTGGCCACGTCCGACAAACGGCGAAAGCGATCGTAGCCCCAACTATAGTTGCATGGAGTTCACGGTAGATAGGATCGAACACAAAAGAACGAGCAGAACCGCTGATCGCACTTGTTTCTTTATC contains the following coding sequences:
- the LOC119446655 gene encoding myeloid differentiation primary response protein MyD88, coding for MPDRPIMAYPRLPEPSSAELTLNNFQDIPISAVGLKCRAILAMRLDVPQLLLGPSGHRDWRGLALLVGLSCDEVELLKEQGKSPTASLLEQWDARSGQHLATVGRLMQHLMCLERYDVLEDTRAELRQDIEFYRKKQSGGHSDVVQGPIDKSSMRTPIYDAFVCYTSEDWPFVEVLVDKLESLGLRLFLPKRDLKAGVLQYSTFYELMEKWCKKTIIVFSPDFLRSQECRVQQRFIESINIEQAQQKLIPVIIKQCALDGTIRMISKINLCDDTSKLAEWGWKKLIESVRCQGNSLFVSAPHSCILPAAPSSLAIPASLVVSSVPTPRKLATAVHTRTHTKDVQDVIPATSSTKSKPGWLRFFGRKKASSVSSDSSGFQSMASPE